The Triticum urartu cultivar G1812 unplaced genomic scaffold, Tu2.1 TuUngrouped_contig_6598, whole genome shotgun sequence genome includes the window cgtggatcgccttttcagtttaaaaaaaataaaagaaaataatggaaatgtcaaaaaaataaaagaaaataagtttctcatgtgatatgtggtctagttgttgggaaaatttgcaaatgtgaattttgactttatttgcaaaatctctctgaaatttgtaaaaatgggtataacttttgcatactaactcggatgaaaaagttttttgtatgaaaaatcatctacttgAAAAGTTGATGTATGCTGTTTGTTGTTTTGGAGATGACGTCGTTTTGTTTCCCATCCACATGGCCCTGGAGCATTACATCTGTCAATGCTTTTCTTTGCTCAGTTTGTTTTCTAAATCAGGTTTTTCTCCTTTGTGCTGTGCAAGATGAATACACTAGTAAAACAATGTAGTATTGTGTATCTATTCAATCAAAGTCAGAGTTGGGTCTGAAGATTTTGTGACGAGAAATTTAGCAGCAGACTCTGGAAACAAATCTTTGCCAGGAGAGAGTAGCTCCAATGTGGGTGATGGTGATCGCAGCCTTTTTGAGTCCCTGCCGGCTGCCAACGAAGATGATTAAGCGGACGCTCGAGCACGATGGGATATGCGGGCTGTTTTTGCAGAAACAAGACAGGGGCAGCAGATACGCGAGCCTGAACCCCATCGTTTCTCAGATGCACGAAAGCCAAGGTTGCCAATCAGGACGAGGATCAGATCATCGAAAACTGGCACTTCATTCACCAGTGCCGAGGCTTTCTTTGTTGCATTCAAGGGTAGCATCAGTAGAAACCTATTACTAATCTGGGGACGGGACGGGACGGCTTTCTTTGTCGAGCAATTATGCAGTGCACACATTCTTCTGTACCAAATGAAGTAAGCACACAAGAGACAAAGACGTGTTCGTCCCACAAACTAACAGACTTCTATCCAACCAGGGTAACCCCTGTTCCATTAGTCGTTCAACCGAGATTTTTTACTTCTTACAAGAGCAGCAAATTGGGAATGGAAAAGTGCCCTCAACGGAGCAACATTAGAGTTCAGTACAGCAGAGAAAACTAGAGACCAAAGGACCACAACGTTCAAAGGAGCAGAAGAACTACAGCACTGCGTCAGGCATCAGCATCGCCATCAACTGATTGACCATCACCTCCTTTCACAAGACCTGCAAATATAAAAGGAAGGAGCACACTGTGGATAAACAAACTAGCTGCAACATAATCAGTGAAGTTAATACTACACCCCTCACCGTTCACTGTATATACTACTCCTCTCCATACTCATCCCACTCATGACCGTCGGATTCCTTGATGGTGAAGTCATTGCTACCAAGGTACATGCAGTCCTCATCGAGTCCATCGGCCACAGTGTCCGTAACAAATTCGCTATTAGTTAGTATGCGATCATTGTCGTACTCCTCTGGATAGTCGACATTTTCGAATAAATCTTCCCCGCGAACCATCTTCCCAAACTCCACCTCGTGCCCATGGAATCCCTCCCCATTAGCCGGGTGTACAATCCTGATCCCTTCTTGCTCGCAGAAAAGGCAGCGCACTGGTTCTGCCACATGTATGCAGACCACAATTAGTAATCATAGCATGGATTTAAATGCAATTAATTTTTACAACAAAAAGGGCACCACTGGTATTTAAACTGCAGAATATATAAACATATCCTTTCTATCTTGACTTCAGAAGTTACATtctggtgtgtgtgtgtgtgtgtgtgtgtgtgtgtgtgtgtgtgtttatcatatactccctccgtcccaaaaagCTTGTCGCTCAAATGGATCGATGGAGGTAGCCGTGTGtggtatgagcatgagaacagtTAATGAAGATCCTTATCAATCTGATGAAAAAAGAATCTTAAACAAAAGACTGggagcatatatatatataccagccCCTGGTAGTGGAAACTCCACTGGGCAGCATAGAAGCTGGCTATCCTGGTCGTCGTTCTTGTTGCTAAGCTCAGCAAAGAAGAGTACTGGAACTGAACCTACAGAGCCAACATTCCGGGTCACCAGAAAGTTGGCATGTGTGTGATGGTAGTAGTCATCTTCAACAGGGTCTTTTTTCTTTTGCAACATGATGGAGTGCATACTATTGTCAGGACCAGACACATATGTATTCACGCCGCAGACCACATGAAGCTGATAACAGCCTTGTTCCTATAAGATGGCAGAACAAAAACGAGCAAATCAGCAAATGAGGCATAGAATTAAGAGAAAACTAATTGCTCATCTTTTAAAACAACTTTGCTCTTATAGCACTACTTATTTGCGAACTACTCTACATCTCCCACCAACAATGCTTGTACTGCCACCCAACCCATTGGTCCAAGTGTTAGCTCAAATCATGCACTCAAACAAAAATCTTCTTGGCCTTGTCCAAACTCTGTTTACATGGTTCTGTGGTGGCCACGGCTCAGCGGGATAATCAAAAGGAATACCTAAATGGACATTATGGGCTTATCACAAGAAATGCAGCACATTCAGACAAGCTAATAAGCGTTGATGGAGGTCGGTAGCAGAAAGTTACACCACATGTTATGATCAAGCAGGCCTTCTAACTGATGGAATTTCTATTAAAAAGTGTGTCCGTGGGGTAAATTATTAATCAAAGGAGGTCAGTAGCAAGTTCCACCAGCTGTTTTGATCAAGTAGGATTTTGGTTGATGGAATTTGGACACAAACAAATATAGAGGTACCTGAGGGATAAACTAACTCACCGAATTCTGCACCTCATATCTGCTTAGTGCAGCCCTGATCTTTCTGGAGATTCTTTTATGAGCCCTTCGCTGTATACGTCCCTCATACATGGTAAGCTCGAACCGTCGTCTATAAATGGCAACTGGTTGCTTCTGATGGGCTAACATGCCAGTGGAACGGAAAGCAGATGACAATAGCATGGCAAGCTGCTGGACACATTGAGAAGAGAGCTGTTGTTGACCTCCATTATCTGACAGCAGTGAGAGGACTGCAGGCGTCTTGCAGGAGCTGAGGAATGCTACTTGGGCATCAGGTATGGGGTGCCATGCCGCAGTTGCAGCAGCTCTGAAGGCTTCTTGTTCATCCTGGACAGTGCTGCAGTGCTTTGTCGCGGCCAAGTCGAGATCCGTGTCGAGCAAGAACCTTATGGCCTGATCGGAGTTGAGATCTTTGTCACGGGTGCAGAGGAAAGAGACAAGTCCGTAAAAGGATTGTGCTTCAATCCGCATTAGGTTCAAGGTGCCAAGAATGTCGAGCTCGTCCAGTTGACTCAGTGGTGGGAATGTGACTTCGTACCAGATGGTGTTGACGATGATATTGGTGACAGGATCAAAAGGGCCATAGCAATGGCCAGCCTTGAGCATGCTACGGTGGTAACGAGACCGCAGCTCGCCACCCGGCATCCTGGCGAGTGCCTGCAGGTAGAAACCATGGATCGTATGTAGGAGCACTCGCCTCAGTGACCAGGAATACTGGTGGGTCACCTTGGTGGTGTGCTTCCTGCGGCGGGCGGCAAGCTCCCATGGTTCGAGAAGGTTGCTGCTACCAGGAGCAGGAAAAGGGAGAGATGCTATCTGCTTGACCAACTTGTGGGAAATGTCTGAGGATTGATTATGCTGCAACGCCGAGAGCAAGGCGACGACCACGTCATTGGAGTCCTGGGAGGAGCACAGCGACAGCCACACGCCTGCGAGTACCGACGGCAACGGGTACTTGGCGGCCACCGTTGCGCAGTTGAGAGCGAGCTTGAGGGCGCCGTTGGTGGCGGCGGAGCCTGGGCGGAAGCACTTGGTGCGGCGGTCCTCGATGACGATGAGCGCGGCAACGAGGGGGTCGGCTTCGGCGAGGACAAGGTACCTGACGGCGTCCCAGTCGGTGAGGTGAGGAAAGAAGCATGTGAGGAAGGCGACGAGGCCATCGAAGGAGCGCTGCGCCATGCCCACGAGCATGGTCTCGTCGACGGGATCTGCGATGGGGGCAAGCGTGGCGCTCATGACTATGTTGGTGACCGGATCGAGTAGGCCGACGCAGGTCGCCTTCTCGAGGAGCCGCAGCAGATCGGAGTTGGACCCCTCGGTGAGAGACTTGATGGCCGCCTTGAAGTGGTTCCCGatctggaggaggaggagtgatGTGTCCTGCTCCCTCTCCTCCCACGGCAGGGCGCCATCATCGGACAGCGACGTGCCGTAGACGCGGAGACGGCCGGTGCTGGCGGCGGCTCTCAGGTTGGCCATGGCGTCGCCGGAATCCTAGGTTAAGATGGATGGATCGATCGATCGATTTGGGGGAACggtttatttttcttctttttttgacAGGGGAAGTCCTTTTATttagaagaggaagaggaggcgaGGTGGGGGAGCGGGGTTCCTTAGGGTTGCGGAGTCGGACCGGGCCTAGGCCCAATTCACTAAAGCTCATCAGGCCCTCACAAAACGCGCTGCTGCATTGTGGGTGGAATTTGGACTCATCAGATACCGCCTGTCTTTTTtctcaaaaaataaaaataaaaaaagatacCACCGGTCTTGCCTCAATTGTCTAATAAAAACTGTCTTGCCTCAAACAATTTGAGTTATCCACAACTGTGTGTAACTTAAATTTAACCAATTCACCCACTGAATTATGTGTGGTCAATTCACCCAATTTAACTTAAATCTAGCAAACTGAATATGGGttcttatagtgagctaataagacaagctactcctcattgtcggagatatcgatgacgattggctccttggacatggaagagggtgaggcctccgcatcgtgggtgctctcgttgtagtggtgagttgcctgagccgctccggccagcaacctgctggctctcgagatgaggtaagcacgtgcacgctgagaaaacacctcgtagtcttcgtcgaa containing:
- the LOC125530841 gene encoding uncharacterized protein LOC125530841 isoform X1, encoding MANLRAAASTGRLRVYGTSLSDDGALPWEEREQDTSLLLLQIGNHFKAAIKSLTEGSNSDLLRLLEKATCVGLLDPVTNIVMSATLAPIADPVDETMLVGMAQRSFDGLVAFLTCFFPHLTDWDAVRYLVLAEADPLVAALIVIEDRRTKCFRPGSAATNGALKLALNCATVAAKYPLPSVLAGVWLSLCSSQDSNDVVVALLSALQHNQSSDISHKLVKQIASLPFPAPGSSNLLEPWELAARRRKHTTKVTHQYSWSLRRVLLHTIHGFYLQALARMPGGELRSRYHRSMLKAGHCYGPFDPVTNIIVNTIWYEVTFPPLSQLDELDILGTLNLMRIEAQSFYGLVSFLCTRDKDLNSDQAIRFLLDTDLDLAATKHCSTVQDEQEAFRAAATAAWHPIPDAQVAFLSSCKTPAVLSLLSDNGGQQQLSSQCVQQLAMLLSSAFRSTGMLAHQKQPVAIYRRRFELTMYEGRIQRRAHKRISRKIRAALSRYEVQNSEQGCYQLHVVCGVNTYVSGPDNSMHSIMLQKKKDPVEDDYYHHTHANFLVTRNVGSVGSVPVLFFAELSNKNDDQDSQLLCCPVEFPLPGAEPVRCLFCEQEGIRIVHPANGEGFHGHEVEFGKMVRGEDLFENVDYPEEYDNDRILTNSEFVTDTVADGLDEDCMYLGSNDFTIKESDGHEWDEYGEE
- the LOC125530841 gene encoding uncharacterized protein LOC125530841 isoform X2 encodes the protein MANLRAAASTGRLRVYGTSLSDDGALPWEEREQDTSLLLLQIGNHFKAAIKSLTEGSNSDLLRLLEKATCVGLLDPVTNIVMSATLAPIADPVDETMLVGMAQRSFDGLVAFLTCFFPHLTDWDAVRYLVLAEADPLVAALIVIEDRRTKCFRPGSAATNGALKLALNCATVAAKYPLPSVLAGVWLSLCSSQDSNDVVVALLSALQHNQSSDISHKLVKQIASLPFPAPGSSNLLEPWELAARRRKHTTKVTHQYSWSLRRVLLHTIHGFYLQALARMPGGELRSRYHRSMLKAGHCYGPFDPVTNIIVNTIWYEVTFPPLSQLDELDILGTLNLMRIEAQSFYGLVSFLCTRDKDLNSDQAIRFLLDTDLDLAATKHCSTVQDEQEAFRAAATAAWHPIPDAQVAFLSSCKTPAVLSLLSDNGGQQQLSSQCVQQLAMLLSSAFRSTGMLAHQKQPVAIYRRRFELTMYEGRIQRRAHKRISRKIRAALSRYEVQNSNQCAAFSASKKGSGLYTRLMGRDSMGTRWSLGRWFAGKIYSKMSTIQRSTTMIAY